Genomic window (Streptomyces sp. LX-29):
ACTCGGGGTCGCCCGGAAGGGTGAGACTCTCGTGCAGACGGGCGACGTCGTCCGGGGTCTGGAGGATGACCACGGCCTGCGCGTGGGCGAACACCGCGTCCAGCACCTCACCCAGGTACGGGGAGCCCTTCCCGGTGAGCCGGATCGCCTCCGACCACTCGATCGGGTCCAGCCCGAGCGTCCGCAGAAACTCGAACAGCCCCTTGCGCGCGGGCTCGTTGCGCCCGTGGATCACGAACACCTTGCGGGGGTCGACGCCACCCGCGACGGTCTGCCCGGCCATGCCTTCCTCCCTACCCGCGGAGTCGGTCCCCTCGATCGACGTTAGCGGCAGCCGCCGGGCCGGGTACGTGGGCGTACTGGTCGGCCTGGAGCTTGTACGCGGCGGCGTAGCGGGAGCCCGGGCGGGTGAGCAGCTCGGCGTGGGTGCCGTGCTCGACCAGGCGGCCGTGGTCGAGGACGTAGATGGTGTCGGCGTGGCGACAGGAGGCCATGCGGTGGCTGATCAGAATGATGGTGGCGCCCTGGTCGGCGAGCCGGCGGATGCGTTCGAAGGCGGCGATCTCGGAGCGGGCGTCCAGCGCCGCGGTGGGCTCGTCGGCGATGACGATCGGGGCGGCGCGGAACGTGGCGCGGGCGAGCGCCATGCGCTGCCACTGCCCGCCGGAGAGCCCCACCCCCTGGTGGTAGTTGCGGTCCAGCAGGGTGTTGAGCCCCTGCGGGAGCTCGGCGATGACCGCGTCGGCCTCGGCGTAGGCGGCGGCCCGATGGATGTCGGACGGCGAGTAGGGGTCGGAGGGGCGGCCCAGGTGGATGTTCTTGCCGGCGGTGAAGGGCCACTCCATGAACGACTGGTCGATGAGGGCGACGTGTTGGAAGAGGCTGGCCCGGTCCAGCTCCCGGATGTCCGTCCCGTCCACCAGGATGTGTCCGCGGTCGGGCAGGTACAGCCCGGCGAGCAGTCGGGCGGTGGTGGACTTGCCGCAGCCGTTGTCGCCCACCAGCGCGACGATCTGGCCCTGACGGACCGTGAAGGACACGTCGTCGACGGCCGGGGTGGGGCGGTCGGGGTAGGTGAAGGTCACATGGTCGAAGCGGATCTCCTGCGGAGCCCGCTTGAGGACGTGGCCGTCGGTCGACATGGCCCGGTCGGCGGCGTTGCTGACGGCCTTCTCCAGGTCCAGATAGAACAGCGACTGCTCGTAGAGGTGGTTGACCTGGCGGACCAGCTGGCCGAGCTGGGAGGTGCTGTTGCGGATCGCGATCACGGCCGTCCCCGCCACCGCCAGCGGGATCACGCCCCCTTGGAGCAGCAGCCCCAGCAGCCCGTAGGTGGCGGCCGTGGCGAGCCCCGAGACCGCGCTGGACGCCAGGTCGGTGGCGGCCTCCGCACGCGCCAGCCGGGCCTGCTCCGTCTCGTGCTCCTGCGACATCCGCTCGAAGTGACCCAGCAGGTGCGGACCGGCGCCGTGCACCCGGACCTCGGCCGCGGCCTCCTGACCGGTGAGCAGCTGGGACAGCTGGTGCCGCTTGCGCAGATGCTCCAGCCAGACCTGGATGGACTGGTACATGCGTCGGGCGCTGCGGATGGTGCCGTAGCCCTTGGGCAACGCGATCAGCAGCAGCATGGGTAACAGCGCCGGGTGCAGCACCGCGAGCACCCCGGCGGCCGCGGCCAGGGAGACCAGGGCGTTGAGCACGCCCACGCTGTGGCTGATCATGCGGCGGGCCGAGTCCGTGCCGTAGCGGGCGGAGTCCAGCAGCCGCCGGAACTCGGCGCGCTCCAGGTCGGCCAGCTCCACATGGATCACCGGCCGCAGCAGCCGCACATTGGCCGCCCGCTCCACCTTGGGCTCCAGCCGCCCGGTGGCGGCGGTGGACACCCCGCGCAACACGGCGATCAGCGCGCTGGCACACGCCACCCACAGCAGGGACGGCAGCGCGGCCCGCACCCGCTCGGGGGTGGGCCCGGCGGCGAACAGCTCGACGAGCACCCGGTTGGTGGCCAGCAGCCCGAAGGCCGTCCCCAGCCCCTGCCCCAGCTCCGCCCCGGCGACCAGCAGCAGCGCGGTGCGGTCCGTCGCCCAGGCCAGCCGCACCGACTGCGCCACCAGGTGCGGGATACGCCGGGCCATGCCCCGGAAGGAGATGTTCAACCGCGCCATCTCATGCCGTGCGTATCCGGTGTCCAGCTCCCGGTGGCCCCCGAAGAGCTCGCGCTCCACGGCCGAGTCGGGCCCCTTCGGCTTTCTGCCGGAAGCGCGCCGGACCGGTCCGGCGTGCCGGCCGGCCGACGGGAAACGGTGCCACATGTTGCGCCTCCGATGCCTGGGTCTGTCCTGCGACACGGCGATGTGCTCCGCTTAAGGGAGTTAGCCCAGTGCTGATCCCCCCGACAGGGCGCGGAGAGGAGCGAAAGGGGCATCGAGGGTGGAGAGCGGTCGATTCCTCCCCATTCGGCGGTCCGGCTCATCCGGACGCCGGGCGTGCGGCGTGCCATCCGGGTGATGGTCGCGGACGCTTGCTCCGTACGGACGATGACGGTCCGTGCGGTGCCGTGACGCGGGCGGCCCGGTCGGAATACTGGCTCGCGTTCACGCACGGTCCGCGGTCGTCACCCGCCCTCCAGTAAAGGACCTCGTATGCCCACCACCTTCGACTCCGTCGTCGCCGTGCTCCAGGACACCTTCTACGTCGACACCGGCCAGGCCGGGCCCGACACCACCTTCGAGGACCTGGACCTGGACTCGCTCGCCCTGGTCGAACTGGCCCTGGTGGTCGAGGAGCGGCTGGGCGTCCAACTGGACGGCTTCACCACGCAGTCCACCCTGGGCGAGGCGACCACCGCCATCGACGCCGCCCTCGAGGCGGCCGAGGGCGCGCGACCCGAGCGCCTCGCGACACCGACGGCCGGCTCTTGAGCGGCCCTGCAGGCATCGCCGTCACCGGGCTCGGCCTGGTCACCCCCGGCGGCATCGGCACCGCGGCCACCTGGGACACCCTGCTGACCGGCCGGTCCACCGCCCGCCGCGATCCACTGCTCTCCGGGCTGCCCGTCGACATCTCCTGCCGCGTCGCCGACTTCGACCCGCTGCGACAGCTCGACCCCCGACTGGGCCGACGGCTGGACCGGTTCACCGCCATGGCGCTGGTCGCCGCCCGCGAGGCCGTCGCCGACGCGGACCTGGACCCCGCCTCCTGGCCCGCGAGCCGGGTGGCCGTGGTCATCGGCGTGGGGACGGCCAGCATGGAGCAGTACGAGGCGGAGTTCCACAAGCTCGCCGCCGGACTCCCCACCAAGATCTCCCCGATCGCCATCTCCCGCAGCGTCCCCAACATGGCCGCCGGCGAGGTGGGCATGGACCTCGACGCCCGCGGCCCCAACCTCGCCGTCTCCACCGCCTGCGCCTCCGGCGCCACCGCGCTGGGCGTCGCCCGCGACCTGCTGCGCACCGGCTCCTGCGACATCGTCGTCGCCGGCGGCAGCGAGTCGGGGTGCACCCGGGTCCCGGCGGCCTGCTTCCACCAGATGCAGGCGCTGTCCCGGCGCGTGGACGACCCCCAAGGCGCCTCCCGCCCCTTCGACGCCGACCGCGACGGCTTCGTCCTCGCCGAGGGCGCCGGGATGCTGGTCCTGGAGCGGCTCGCGGACGCGGCCGCCCGACGGGCCCCCGTCCGCGCCCGGCTGACCGGCTACGGCGCCTCCTGCGACGCCTTCCACTTCGCCGCCCCGCACCCCGACGGCGACGGCGCGGTCGCCGCCCTGCGCACCGCCCTCGCCGACGCCGGCTGGCACCCCTCCGACGTCGACCACGTCAACGCGCACGGCACCGGGACCCGGCTCAACGACTCGGCGGAGGCCCGCGCCCTGCACCGCGTCTTCGACCGCCCGCCGCCCGTCACCGCGCTGAAGGGCGCCCTCGGCCACTCCCTCGGCGCCACCGGGGCCATCGAGGCGGCCTGCACTGTCCTCACCCTCCAGCACCAGCTCATCCCGCCCACGGCCAACCTCGACCGGGTGGATCCCGACCTCGATCTCGACGTCGTCGCCAAGGCACCCCGCCCCGCCCGGCTGAAGACCGCGATCAGCGAGTCCTTCGGCTTCGGCGGCCAGAACGCGGTGCTGGCCTTCGCCGTTCCATAGCCCCGGCCGGGAGCGGCCCCGGCGCGGTGCGCCACCGTCGGTCGACGCCGAGGACGACGCGGGTGGTTCACTGGGGCGAGGTACCGAACGTCGGGGAGCGAGGACATGGGGCGTGTGACACGGGTGTTCACCCGGCCGGTGGTGGTGGGCGTGACGCTCGTCGGGCTGCTGCTCGTGGGCCTGGGACTCTACTGGTTCCAGCCCTGGAAGCTGTGGGTCGACGACACGGTCAACGAGGATCTCCCCACCGCGACCGCCTCCGGGGCCGGCAAGCCGGAGCAACCGGAGACGCTGGCCACCGGCGAGTTCATCAGCCATGAACACTCCACGAGCGGCGGCGTCCGCATCCTGCGGCTGGCCGACGGCACCCTGGTGCTCCGCCTGGACGACCTGGACACCAGCAACGGCCCCGCCCTGCGGGTCTGGCTCACCGACGCCCCCGTCAAGCCGGGCGAGGACGGCTGGCACGTCTTCGACGACGGCCGCCACATCAACGCGGGCGAACTCAAGGGGAACAAGGGCAGCCAGAACTACACCCTGCCGGCGGGCACCGACCTGAACCGCTACACCAGCGTGTCCATCTGGTGCGACCGCTTCGACGTCTCCTTCGGCGCGGCCGAGCTCAAGCGGGCCTGAGCCGGGCGGTCGCGGTCAGGGGCGGGGTGGCTCGGGCGGGCGGTCGTCCTCCTGGTCGGTCGAGGCGCCGTCCTCCGCGGCGGGGGCCGCTTCGAGCCGGCCCGTGATCCGTTGGATCAGCTCTGCCCGCTGAGCCTCGTCGAGGGTGCTCGCCAGCTCCCCTGACACGGTGACCGCGGTGCCGTCGGGCCGGGTGATGGTGACGGACGGCTGCCTGGTCCGCCTGGTCTGCAACCAGGTGAGCACCGCGCCGGCGAGCACCGGCAGGGCGGCCGGCGGCGCCAGGGCGGCCAACAGCCCGCCGGCCGCGAGGCCCATCTCCGCCATCGGAGCCGCCTCCACGGCCCGGCGCAGCCGACCGCGGAGCGTGGGCTCCGCGTCCAGCCAGCGGTGCAGGTCGTCGGCCGAGCGCTCGGCGTCGGCGGGGCGGTCATCGCTCACGGAGACGAGGGTGGGCGCGGCCGGTTCGGTGGGGAGCTCGCAGCCCGCGTGGAAGGTGCTGTGGCTGAGATCGGCGATGCCCTCGAACACGGCGTGGCGGAAGCTCACCGGGCCGTGAAAGGTGGTGTGGGTCAGCGTGGTGTCGTCCTGGAACACCGCACGCCGAAAGCGTGTCCTTCCGTGCACGGTCATGAAGCCGAAGGCCGCGACCTTCAGGAAGGCGGCGTCGTCGAAGTACGTGTCGCCGTGGAACGTGGTGTGACGCAGGCTCACGGGCCCGGCGAAGACGGTGTCCTGGAACCCGGTCGCCCCGTGGAAGGTGGCGCGGTCGAACTCGGCCGTGGCACCGAATGTCGCGCGGGAGAACATGGTGGGGCCGTGGAATGTCGCATCGCGGAATCGGGCCCCGCCACTGAAGTCCGCCAGCGTGAAGTCGATCCCCTCGTGGAAGGTCGCACGGTCGAAGAGCACGACGTCCGTGAAACGGACACCACGGAACGGAGCCCCTTCCATGAACAGGGCCTCGGTGAACTCCGCCCTGCCGAAGCGGGCCCGGCGCAGGCGCCCGTCCCACAGCGCGGCGAGGAGCTCGTTCAGCACCTCGGCCGTGAACGGCGTGCCCGAGGCGTCGACGTCGTCGCCCGGATGGAGTCCGGACAGATACGCCGAGCGCTCGGCCCCGGTCAGGTGCACCAGGCAGCGCTGATGGCCGGGCACCCGGATGCCGCGGCAGCCCGCCGGATCCTCGGGGGAGGCGTCGAAGCCGCAGTGGGGCCAGCCGGGGGCGTCGGCGGGCGAGGTCAGGGCGCGCCCGAGCGCAGCGATGTCGCCCAGGAACGAGTAGGCGCCGGCGGCCCCTCGCGACCGGTCGTCGTCTCCTTCGACGACCGGATGGAAGTCCCCGGACGGGTCCGGGCCGAGCGCCGCCTGGATCGCCTCGCGTACCGCCGGGGAGACCACGAGGACGGAGGTGGCGGAGAGAGAAGAGGGGAGGGGGAGTTTCGCTCGCACTTCGCTGAGTACGGAGGCATGGCCGACCATCCTGACCGCGGCGGCGACCGCGGGCCCGGTCAGA
Coding sequences:
- a CDS encoding beta-ketoacyl-[acyl-carrier-protein] synthase family protein, producing the protein MSGPAGIAVTGLGLVTPGGIGTAATWDTLLTGRSTARRDPLLSGLPVDISCRVADFDPLRQLDPRLGRRLDRFTAMALVAAREAVADADLDPASWPASRVAVVIGVGTASMEQYEAEFHKLAAGLPTKISPIAISRSVPNMAAGEVGMDLDARGPNLAVSTACASGATALGVARDLLRTGSCDIVVAGGSESGCTRVPAACFHQMQALSRRVDDPQGASRPFDADRDGFVLAEGAGMLVLERLADAAARRAPVRARLTGYGASCDAFHFAAPHPDGDGAVAALRTALADAGWHPSDVDHVNAHGTGTRLNDSAEARALHRVFDRPPPVTALKGALGHSLGATGAIEAACTVLTLQHQLIPPTANLDRVDPDLDLDVVAKAPRPARLKTAISESFGFGGQNAVLAFAVP
- a CDS encoding acyl carrier protein, with the translated sequence MPTTFDSVVAVLQDTFYVDTGQAGPDTTFEDLDLDSLALVELALVVEERLGVQLDGFTTQSTLGEATTAIDAALEAAEGARPERLATPTAGS
- a CDS encoding ABC transporter ATP-binding protein, with the protein product MERELFGGHRELDTGYARHEMARLNISFRGMARRIPHLVAQSVRLAWATDRTALLLVAGAELGQGLGTAFGLLATNRVLVELFAAGPTPERVRAALPSLLWVACASALIAVLRGVSTAATGRLEPKVERAANVRLLRPVIHVELADLERAEFRRLLDSARYGTDSARRMISHSVGVLNALVSLAAAAGVLAVLHPALLPMLLLIALPKGYGTIRSARRMYQSIQVWLEHLRKRHQLSQLLTGQEAAAEVRVHGAGPHLLGHFERMSQEHETEQARLARAEAATDLASSAVSGLATAATYGLLGLLLQGGVIPLAVAGTAVIAIRNSTSQLGQLVRQVNHLYEQSLFYLDLEKAVSNAADRAMSTDGHVLKRAPQEIRFDHVTFTYPDRPTPAVDDVSFTVRQGQIVALVGDNGCGKSTTARLLAGLYLPDRGHILVDGTDIRELDRASLFQHVALIDQSFMEWPFTAGKNIHLGRPSDPYSPSDIHRAAAYAEADAVIAELPQGLNTLLDRNYHQGVGLSGGQWQRMALARATFRAAPIVIADEPTAALDARSEIAAFERIRRLADQGATIILISHRMASCRHADTIYVLDHGRLVEHGTHAELLTRPGSRYAAAYKLQADQYAHVPGPAAAANVDRGDRLRG
- a CDS encoding DM13 domain-containing protein; the encoded protein is MGRVTRVFTRPVVVGVTLVGLLLVGLGLYWFQPWKLWVDDTVNEDLPTATASGAGKPEQPETLATGEFISHEHSTSGGVRILRLADGTLVLRLDDLDTSNGPALRVWLTDAPVKPGEDGWHVFDDGRHINAGELKGNKGSQNYTLPAGTDLNRYTSVSIWCDRFDVSFGAAELKRA